The Actinomycetes bacterium nucleotide sequence TCCGGAACCGCCTGAAGAACCACCGCTTCCCCCCATCCAGGTGGAAGAGGACCGGCTCTTTTTAGGAATTTTTACCAGCTTTTCATCTTTAAAATCACAAACCTTACACCAGCGCTCCACTTTTTTCTGACCTTCCTGGGTGAAAGTGGCATCCTTCAATACAGTCTGTTTTGTCTTTAACCTGAAAAAACCCCTGCACTGGGGACACCTTTTCCTTATAAGGTTAACTAAAAAAATAATAATGGCAAATATAAAAAAAACTGGTAAACAGCAAATCAGCCAATAAGAAGGAAAAGACCCGCTGTTTTCGCGGGACTGAAGCGGTAAATCAGTTTCCACTCCTGCTTCCTGATATATGTATGAAGCTACCGCTTCCGCTCCTTCATAGACTCCTCTGCTGTAATCTCCCTGTTTGAATCTGGGAACTATTATGTTATCTATTATCCTCTTGGATTCAACATCAGTTATGGCTCCCTCCAGGCCATAACCAATCTCCAAGCGCAATTCCCTTTCTTCTATTGCCACCAGCAGCAGCACGCCATTATCTTTATCTTTCTTGCCTATACCCCATTGCTCAAAAAGCTCTATGGCATAATCCTCTATCACCCAGCCCTGAAGGTTTTCCACGGTTACCACTGCAATCTCAGCCGTAGTTTCAGACTCTGTTTTACTTAACAGGCTTTCCAGGCGGGAAACAACTTCCGGATCCAATACCCCGGCAAAATCATTCACATAACCGGTATATCCAGGGATGTCAATATCCTGGGCTAAAATCAAACCAGGGGTAGTCAAAACCATAGACACCACTATCAAAAGGGTTAAATAAAATAGTCTTTTTCTTTTTTTCATAACCCTGGACCGCTAATCCAATTCAATATTTACCTCAGGGGCCTGTTCTGCACCTTCCTGAGCTTCAAAGAAATCCTTGGGCATAAAACCAAACCAGCCGGCAATCATGTTTCGGGGAAACATCTTTATATTGGTATTATAATCCTTTACCGCTTCATTAAATCTTCTGCGCTCCTGGGCTATACGATTTTCACTTCCCTCAAGCTCTACTATTAGCTCGCTTACCGTTTCACTGGCCCTAAGTTCCGGAGTATCCTCTACAACCACCTTTAAATCTCTTATCAGGGAATTAATGGATTCATTTGCATTTTCAAGCTGGTCCGGGGACTGGGCCTGGTTAATGCTTTTTCTGGCTTCGGCAATTTCTTCAAAAATATCTTTTTCCAGCTGCATGTAAGCCTCCACGCTGGCCACTACATTGGGAATAAGGTCCAGTCTTCTCTGGTAAACATTTTGTACCTGGGCCCATGCATTTTCAACTTCTATCTCCTTAGCCGCCATATCATTTCTGGCATCTACCACATACCCGAAAAAAATAAGGCCAATTATTATAATGACCCCAATAAAGCCGAATAAACAACCAAATACTAATTTCTTGCTCAATCCCCACCTTCCTCAATATTATTTACAAACTTTGACCACTGCCGGTCTTATCAGATAATCCTTGAGCATATAACCTTTTCTTAATACATCCAGGATTACCCCCTCTTCTACTCCTTCCACTGACTCGGTGACCGCTGCTTCACATTTCTGGGGGTCAAACTCCTCACCTTCAGGACTTATCACTTCCAGCCCCTCTCTGGCCAGAACTTCCATCAAATTATTGTATATCATCAGTACACCATCATAGAACTGGTCATTTTTATGCTTGCCGTCCTTTCCTGCTTCCAGTGCTCTTTCAAAATTATCTATCACCGGAAGAAGTTTCTCTATCAAATCCTTATTGGCCCTTTTTATATGATCCATATGTTCTTTCAGGGTCCTCTTGCGGTAATTATCGTAATCAGCCTGAAGCCTTTTAATCCTGTCTATGTACTCGTCTTCAAGCTTCTTGTATTCATCCAGTTCTTTCTGAAGCAGCTCTATTTCTTCTACCAGCTCCTCGGTTTCCATGCCTGCTTCAGCACTTTTCCGGCCCGCCAGTTCATCTTTCTTTAATTTTTCTTTTTTCTTCTTTTCATCTGTCATAAGCCAAATACCTCCTGTTTAATTTCTTCCACTGCTAAACACAAATATGTCCCTGGTGGAAACCTCTTCATCAGTATAAAAATATCCATCACAATCAACAGGCGCAAAATGGAAATGCACTATTATCCGGTCACCGTTACCGGCAGAAATATTCTGAACCTTTACCGCCAGCTTCACTGATTTGCCTGGAGCCAGGTTTTCAATAACCGTTCCTATTTTCTCCGGCTCCACCAATGTCTGGGTGGACTCCTGGCTTCCCTCTATTATTTCTCCCGTATTTACATTTTCAGTGTAGGTGGTGGTGGTCATCACCCTCTTTCCTTCGCCTTGCTGTGTTTTTTTAGTAGTAACATCCCTGGCCTCTATTACTTCTTCTTCTCCTTCTTCATCTTCTACAGTATACTCATAAACTTCTCCAATTTCAGTAACCCCGTCTAGGGCCCAGTAATCGGCTATATAAGTTTGTTCAATACCTTCATTGCTGTAATAGTACTGCCCACTGTCCGGATCCCATATATGGGCCTCCCACAGGGGCCACATATTCTTATCCGGTTCAGGCTCCGGATCCAGTTTAATCCAGAGCATTATGGGCTGCAGGTCAACGGTTACATTGCCGTTATTGGTTATTTTATAATACTTATAATACCATTCCCTCCTGCCTATAATATTATCCTCAAAGGGGGAAATAAGTTCAATACTAATACTGTAAACCGGCGGCGGCAGTGCCAGAACATTGCTGGATATGGCATTCCCCGCCCGGTCCAGGGTCCAGAGAGTATAGTAGTAGGAGCTGCCTTTTTCTATATCCTGGTCGGTATAACTGCTTACTCCAATATCGCCAAAGGTAGCAATAACATCATGGTCGGGGTATTCCGGGTTAAGGCAGGGATCTTCTACCCTGACCAGCTTATAAGTATGGAAGTTATCATCATAGGAAGCACCCCAGGATAAATGATTTCCAAAACCGTCACTGTAGCCTGAAAGATTTGAAGGGTAAGGGCTGCTGCTGTCTTCGATAACCAGTATATGGGTAGATACCGGCTGGCTGGTAATACCATCCTGGGTAGTGCCCCATATAGATATATCATTTTCCCCCTTAATCAGGGCAACCTCGGTAAAACTGAAACTACCTTCAGAATCTGTAGTGGTCTGCCCTACAATCTTATCGTTTACCTGTACAAATATTTCTGAACCAGGGAGGTAATAGCCCTTAATATAGGTACTTGGATCTCCCTGTTTTAAGAAGTATATCTCTTCCATTTGCTTCAGGCTCTGGTTGTCCTGGTATAAAGCATACTCAATTTTTTCAGGAACCTTTACCAGCAGGCTGAACCTGGTAGGACTGCTCTTTTGTCCCGAATCGGATAAAGCAATTACTTCAATACTGTTCCGGCCTTCAACAATCTCCAAACCTTCCTTGCTTTCAAAGAATCCGTCCTGGTCGGCCCTTATGGAGCCTGCCTTAAGCACTCCGTTAACATATACTTCAATCCGGTTACCGGCATCGGCGTAACCCTCAATAAAGATAACCTGGCGGTCCGTGCCGGAATAGATAACCTCTTCTGCTCCATGGGAAGTTATAACCGGGGGGCTTACCACCCTGTTTAACAATTCCATTAACTGCTCGCCCATTTGATTGTCCCTGGCCTGGCCTTCAATCTGCTGCACACCGGTAATTTCACCGGTGCCCGGGTAGGAACAGCCCCAGCATAAAACCGATACTAAAATAATGGCGGCTATTGCTGCTGCTGATCTTCTATTTCTATTTTTCAGGTCCATAATGGTTAAGTATTTTTTGCATTAAAATATTATATTTTCCTGTAAATATCATTATATATTATATGAATGTTTTTTCAAAAACTATTTTCCACCTATTATTTTCCTCCTGGAGATAGATATATTTCTTGTAATCTTTGCTATCACCATTCATATAGATCACCGAAAATTCGGCTACCACCTTGCTCATATTTGACTCATAACCCAGATAGACAGTGCCTGATACCTCGATCTGCTCCACATCTGAAAGTATGGATTTAAATTCTTCTATATACTTGTCCCTGCTTATATTATTCTTGTCTTTATTAAGCAACAGGTAATCATAAATATAGCCGGGATCTCTTTCTTCCATGGCCTGCAAAAAATCCAGTACTGCTTTCTCGGGGCCGGTTTTAAAAAAATACCCTATATCTACTCTATCGTCATAATTCCTGCAGCCAAAACCAAGAATTAGCAGCAAGGCCATGACCGTTAATACCATCTTTTTAATCATCACTGATCCCGAATTTATTCTTGATTTTACTCACAATTCTTTTGCACCCTTGACCGGCATCATGACTGGCTGTTTCCCTCTCCCCTGCCTCTTCCCGGCAGCCCTTTATAGTTTGTTTAACACATCCACCCAGCACATCTGTATTATAGCCTCCCTCCAGGAATATACCCAGCTTCCCCCCGCAATATCTATAGCTCAAGTCCCTGATTACCCTCATTATCCTGTAGTATGACTCCTGCTCCAGGTTCAGGGACGACAGGGGGTCCAGCCGGTGAGAATCATAGCCTGCGCTTACCAGAATAAGGTCCGGCTTAAACCGGGACATAAGGGGAACTACAACCTCATATAAGGAAAAAATATAGCAATCCTGCCCGGTTCCTGCACTCAGGGGAAAATTAAGGTTATAACCCTCCCCCTGGCCTGCTCCTGTTTCTTCCAAACTGCCAGTGCCCGGATAATGGGGATACTGGTGAAAAGAAATATAGAACAGATTTTTGTTCTGGTAAAAAATATCCTGGGTAGCATTCCCATGATGGGCATCAAAATCAATAATCGCAATTTTTTCCAGACCAAAGCGTTTGAAGGCATGGGCAGCAGCAACAGCTATATTGTTAAAAATACAGAACCCGCTTCCCCGGGAGCTGAAAGCATGATGGCCGGGAGGGCGGACCAGGGCAAAAAACATGGACTGCCCTGGTTTTTTCCCACATATCAAATCAATACCCTTAACTGATGACCCTGCTGCCAGCAGGGCACATCGGTATGTGAACTGGGATACAACCGTATCCGCATCCAGATAAACCGGTTTCCCTTTTTTTGAGTATTCTTTTATCTGATTGATATAACTACTCTTATGTATTAAAGACAGGGTCTCTGTCTGTACCGGTTCAGGCCTTATAATGCTTAACTCAGAAATCTTGTCCCACCGGCCCAACTCCTCCATAATTCTGGACAGTCTTTCTGCCTTCTCGGGATGCATGGCCCCGGCATTATGTTTTAACAAATAATCATCATAAATTATATACATGCTAACTTTTGATAAAATTTATGATCCCCTGTGATAAATTAGTGCTTAGCTGCCTCTGATAGGAGGACTGTTTAAGCTTTTTTCTTTGTTCCCGGTTGGAGATAAAACCAGGTTCCACCAGAGCAGAAGTCATCTCTGTTTCTTTCAGTATGCTGTAGCTTGAACCATGCACCCTGCAGTCCCGCAATCCCAAATTTTGAACAATCATATCCTGTATACTGTTTGCTATCTTGCTTCCATTAACCGAATAAGAGCGCAGTCCCTTAAAATAATAACTGCTGCATCCATTGGCTGAATGTTCCCTGGAATAACTCAAATTGATGCTAACCAGTATGTCGGACCCTGTTTTATTGGCATAGTGGATACGGTCAGTTAAAAAGAGGCTCTGGTTGTCATCATTTACAGTTATAATTGAGCGTATTCCCTTTTCTTCCAGAAACTGCTTACAGTAATTGGCAATACTTTTGCAAATATATATTTTCTCTTTAAAATATTGTTCACTTTCCTGTTCATTTATATCATGTCCATAATCTATTGCTACTGCCACCATCCCCTGCCGTTTTCTTAACTCCAGCCTGCTGTTAAAAGGAAAGTTGGAAGTTTTTTTGGGTTCTATTATTCTCTTGAGCTTAAGCAAATGTTTTATGGTACCGTCGCCTACAATGCCATCTGCTGCTAAATTCATATTTTTCTGAAACTCTATTACTGCATCATGGGTATTTGGGCAGAATATGCCATTTTCCTTAAAATGGTAAAAACCAAGGCTTTTCAGCCAGTACTGCAGGGTCCTTACATCATCACCCCTAAAGGGTGGGTGTTTTAAATACAGGAGCCGGTCTCCTATCTTGTAGCCAGCATCTACCAGTTCCTGCCAGGTTTGTCCATCCACTGCGCCAGTTGAATCCAGCGCCCTTTTCTGCTGGAATTTTTTTACTGCATTTTCAGTATCCAGACCAAAAAATCCGTCAATTTGAGCATCACCCAGGTCATAACCTAATTTTTTCAGGCGCATCTGTAGGTCTACTATTTTTTCTCCGCTGTGATTTTTTTTTAGTATATCCACTATGGGTCATACCCCCCTGTATGAAAGACTGTTAAGCTGTCAGCACAGCTAAATTTATTTAAGTAAACACCTGACTTAATACCGGATGTCTACAGCAGGCCACGCATATGTTTATCCATAACTGTGGCCGCAATAGCACCGTCGGATACCGCAGTTATTACCTGCCGCAGCGGTGTATTTCTAACATCTCCGGCCGCATATATTCCCGGACGGGAAGTCCTCATATACTGATCGGTTACTATAAAGCCGTCCTGGTCTAATTCCACCAGATCTTTTACCAGTTTGGAATTAGGGACATACCCCACATATTCAAAAAGTCCATCAACGTCCAGCCGGGAAACCTTTTTATCTTCTAAATTCTTAATAAATATATGGTCCAGTTTTGATTCACCTACAAATTTATCTACAACTGTATTCCATAAGAATTTTATTCTTTTATTTTCAAAAGCCCGGTCCTGAAGTATTTGAACCGCCCTAAGCTCATCCCGTCGATGTATTATGTATACCGTACTGGCAAATTTGGCCAGAAAAAGGGCTTCTTCCACCGCTGTATCTCCTCCGCCTACTACTGCCACTACTTTATCCCTGTAAAGGGCACCATCACAGGTAGCGCAAAAAGAAATTCCGCTGCCTATAAGCTCTTTCTCTCCTTTCAGGTTTAACCTTTTGGGGCTGGCCCCGGTGGCCATGATGATGGAAGATACCTTATAGGTGTGGTCACTGTCATAAACCTTGCATTTAAACTGATTTTTTCCCTTTACCGGTTCTATAGAGGCTATGGAGCTGTACTCCTTTACCTCTATATCCAGCTCTTTGCAGTGACCTACAAATCCCTGTATAAGCTCAAATCCCGATTCTTTCTTGGAGCCCAGGTAATTTTCGATGAATTCAGTATTTACTATCTGGCCCCCAGGCATATGCTTTTCGGTTATTTCAAAATCAATATCTGCCCGCCGGGCATACAAAGCTGCACCCAGCCCTGCAGGACCTGCTCCAATTATCAATAATTCTTTTTTAATTTCTGCCATATAAAATCAACTCCATGTAGAACTTTTTATACCATTATAATTACAATGGAAATTAAAATAAATGGATAAATATTAAAGGAATAATAGTTTATAGCGGTAAGCTATTTATAGCGTCTGGCCGCATCTTTTATTCTTGCTTCCAGCTCTTCTTCGGATTTAATGCCGTTTATATCAATATCAAGATCCATAAGCAACCTTATGGCACTTCTCACAATCTCGGTATTAGCAATTTTATGGCCTCCGCTTTTTTTACATTCAATACCCATATTTTCAAGGAATGAAACCATTGCTGAAGGCATAGTTATAGGGACTCTGAAATAATCCTGCTTCTTTTCTACCATTTTTACCTCTTGCTATGATATTATTGTATTTTTATGTATATGAGTATATCTATTAACATTCAAATTGTCAAACTGCAGCCTGCGTCCGGGCCTAAATTATATTTTTTTCCAGGTATCATATCTGTTATAATAATTACCATTATATAAAAGCAAAACAAGGAGCAAAATGGCTACACAGAAAGAAACTCTTATAGGGATTATACAGGCCATAAGCAATAAACTGATTGATGCTGAAAAGATGCTCACCGAGCTTGATTCCAGTGTGGGTGATGCCGATTGCGGTATAGGAGTAAAAAGGGGTTTTACTGCAGTTAAAGATTCTCTGGGCCAGCTTAACTCCATGGAATTGGGGGATATTCTTAAAAAGGTAGGTTTTACCCTTGCTTATACCATAGGAGGCACCTCCGGGGCAATGCTGGGCACCGGGTTTCTGGAAGCAGGCAAGAGCATTGCAGATAAAACTGAAATAGGCAGCCAGGATTTAGCTGATGCCCTGGAGGCCGCAAATATAGTTATCAAAAGAAGGGGCGGCAAAACCCAGGTTGGGGATAAAACCCTTATAGATGCTCTTGAGCCCGCGGTAGAAAGCATAAAGTCTTCCGCAGCCAGGAAAGACGCAGGCATGGTGCAAATAATTGAGCAGGCATACCAGGCAGCCAAACAGGGTTCTGACAGCACCATAGATTTAATTGCAAAAAAGGGCCGGGCATCATATCTGGGAGAGCGGAGCAAGGGACACCGTGACCCGGGGTCAGTGGTTATTTATTTAATATTTGAGGCTGCTCTGGAATATTTAAAATCAACAGGACAGGGATAGGTTTATGAAAAAGATTATTAACAAGCCGGAAGATGTAGTAAGTGAAATGCTGCAGGGCTTGGCAGACAGCAGGCCGGACACCATTGGCTTAATTCCAGAAAAAAGAATTGTTTACAGAAAAGATCCCTATCTTAACAAAGTAGGTATTATTTCCGGTTCAGGAAGTGGGCATGAGCCCGACCAGGCCTTTTATGTGGGCCGGGGAATGCTTGATGCCGCCTGTGCCGGGCCGGTGTTTGCAGCCCCTACCCTGGATGCTATTGTAGATGCATCAAGAATGGTAGACAGGGGCCGAGGTGTATTGTTTTTAGTCAAAAACTATACCGGGGATAGGGCCAATTTTGAGATGGCCAGTGAAATGCTGGAATTTGAAGGAGGCCCCTCCACAGAAACAATTATTATCAACGACGATGTAGCAGTAAAGGACAGTACTTTTACCGCTGGGCGGCGGGGCGTCGCCGGAGCAATACTGGTTTATAAAATTGTGGGCGCAAAATCTGATGAAGGCTCAAATCTGGATGATTTAAAGAACCTGGCCATGGAGGTAAATAGTAATTTAAGGACCATGGGATTTGCCCTGAAACCATGCACCACCCCTGAAAAGGGCTCCCCTACTTTTGATCTGGAAGAAGACGAAATAGAAATTGGCGTTGGCCTGCACGGAGAGCCGGGAAGAAAGAGGACCTCTTACCAGAGGGCCAATATTATAATTAAGACTTTAACTGATGCGGTACTGCAGGATCTACCTTTTACCGCTGGCGATGAAGTAGCCCTTATGATTAATGGGCTGGGGGGAACCCCCATTGGAGAATTGTATATAGCAGCAAATATAACTCATAAGCTGCTGAGGGAAAGTGCTATCCGGGTACACCGTACTTATGTAAACAACTATTGTACTTCACTGGATATGGAGGGATGTTCGGTAACCCTGTTAAAGCTGAATCAGGAATATAAAAGGCTACTTGATCTACCGGCAGATATACCCATAGGTTACTTTTAATCAAGCTTGTCCCTTCAGTTGATGTTTACATGCCGGGACCATGAGAAACCGGGGATTAGTTTAATTTGTGCTGTAGTTAAAAGATACAAACCTGATAATGAATTTAAGCAATCTATTTGCGGTCCAGGTTTTTTATCAATCCCAGATTACCGCTTTCTGCCGCTTTTAATATTAGTCCCATATATTCATCTACAGTCTCTAAATTCAAAGCAACAGGCATGCTTTTTAGCTTCATGGATAGCTGCGGGTTTTTTGCATTTTCCAGTACTTTAGGCAGTATGCGGCTATCATAGCCATCCAGCTGGGCTAGAGTAGTGGGAAAGCCAATAGCCCGGTAAAAGGAAAGCATGGACCTGCCTGCTGCTTCTCCCAGGCTGCGAAAATCATTTGCAGGTTGATGATCCATATACCGCTCAAACACAGGAATCAGTTTCCTTAATTTATCTTCTATGGCAGGAGAGAAAAAAACAGTATAGTAGGGATTCAGTATGGCACAGGCCCGTCCATGGCTGGTCAGCTCTACCATGGAAAAGCTGTTAAGATGCGGCCCGCTGGTTCCACCCAGCATTAAGGCATATCCCCCCAGATCGGTAGCTAATCCTATAGCATGGCGGTATTTTATATTATCCAAATCCTTAAGAAGCAGCGGCAGATAATCAACTATTAAGGATATACAGTTAAGACACACCTGCTCGGTGAGACCACTGTCCCCGGATCCGTAATATACTTCGAGGCAATGAGAAAACCCATCCAGGGCCCCATCGAGAGTAAGATTACGGTCCATGGTGGTGGTAACTGAATAATCAAAAACTGCCCTGTCTGGAACCAATGCCATATCGGTAATGATTTTTTTCTGCCCTTTCCGGGGATAATTTATTACTGAATTCTTACTCAAATGTGAGCCTGAACCGGCTATAGTCTGGACCGCGACCATTGGATACAATTTCTTTTGCGTTTTCTTCAAGGCTTCAGATACCTTGCCTATTCCCAAAAAAGACTCCAGGTTTTCTTCACCTAAGCTGGCCGCAGCATTGGCAGCTTTAATACAGTCTATGGCAGACCCTCCCCCTACTGCCAGCAGCAGGTCCGGTCTAGCCTGGCTTATAGCCTCGGCTGTAGCCATAACTGAGCTCACCGGATTATTCACAGGGGGTGTATCAATAGTAACCGGGCTATTTATATGACTCTTATCCAGAATGTCATTTATTTCTTTTCTTATATTACCAGCCCATTTTCTTTTAGATATCATCAACAAAGGATTCTGTCCGAATTCCAGGCAATAATTGCCTGTAGCCTGACTGCAGTCCTGTCCAAAGCAATAATTATCTTTTCTATAATCCTTAAGGATCCGGGCAGATTCCTCTAATCTCTGGTCCATATTTTTTCCTGACATGATTTAAAATTATATCAACCGGCAATCATCTGGGTCCTTTTAACAAATGCTCCATAACCATTAAAACACAATACAATTCATTTATAAAATTTAACCAAACAACCTGGCCCATGCCTGGGATACTTATCTCAGGATTACGGTATAATTTCCTGTATTTATAACTATCATAAACTGTAATAACAGTATCAATACCCAGATTATAGCCATTATGACTTTTACCGCCACACTGGCCTGAAGCTGATTTAAATCCGTTTTTATTAAAGAATCTATACGGTGCCTCAGCTTACTTAAATTTAAAGCTGACTGGGGAGAAAAAGGACATAAATGATTAGAAACCCTTTTATTTTGAGAGGATATTAATTCCTTCATCTTCCTTATAGAGGTTAGTATATCCATGGCTAATGTTTTACCTTCTTTGCCCGAATGTTTTAACACCAGCTGGTCGCTTCCCTTCTCCTGCTCCATTTTTATCATACCATAGGATAAATGGGCAAATGGGCTGAAAAACATCATATCTCTCAGTATTAATGCTGCCCACCTTATAAGGCTGTCATGTCTTTTTATATGTGATAGCTCATGGGCAATCACCACCTCGGTCTCAGCAGGGTTGAGGCATTCTATTAATTGTGGTGCTATTACCAGTGAAGGTTTTTTTATTCCAATGACAAATGGACTGTAATAGGGTTTGTGGGTAAGGCTGACTTCAGGCTGTTTTATGCCAAGTTTATCCCGGTATGTATCTATAATGGAAAAGATAGAAGGAAGATCCTTGCTTCCAACCTTTTCATCGCTGGCAAGCCTTTTATAAAAGACGTAAAGGTAAACCCACCGGTATACAATTATTAAACCTATGGTTACTACAGCTAAAAACAGCAGATAATAGTTCGTACTGGAAAATACCAGCCTGCTGAAATTAAAGTTATCAAAAATATTATGGGGATCTGGAATCCTTAATCCTCCCCATATAACCGCTGTACCAGATACGGAATTACCCATATAAACATTTTCAGTTAAAATAAAATAAGGCCGCAGCAAGGGAAGAAAAAGATAAAATATCCTTATATTGGGATCCCTTATCCTGAAAATAGTTAAAACTGCCAATCCTACTGCCAGTCCTGTGAAACTGGCATAAATTGCAGGTACTGCATATCTTGTAATTATGTCCAAAATGAACATTCTGGCCCAATTGGTTAGTACTTATCTATTTCCTTTATCAGTTTGTCTATGCCCTGTTTTGAAATATTTTGATTGTCACTTATGAAATTAGAAACAAACTGTTTAGCATTATCTTCAAGAAGATTATCAGCAACTGATTTTATTAAGCTTTTGGAAAGATCTTTTTTATCTACATTAGCGGAATAAATATAAGTTTTTTCGCTTTTGTCCTGCTTTAGCAGACCCTTATACGCCAATGCAGTCATGGTTGACATTACTGTAGTATAGGGCGTAAATTCATCTTTATTTTCTTCTATTTCTTTTTTTAGCATAGTCTCATGAACTTTTCTTACTGTAACCTTTTCCTGTTCCCATACTATTTTCATAATCTCTATTTCCAATGCGCTAATGCTGTTTAATTTATCTATCCCAATCTTCTTATGCTTTCTTTTGGTCTCTTTTCTCTTGGCCATATTTTCTCCTTTATTAGTTTATTTATATATTCTAAGTTTAAAAATCAGACCAATAATAATAGCAATCTATTATTATTGCAAGTTTTCAATTATTAGGTATTTTAAAAAATCTAATCTAAAAATCTTAATCTCTCTTTTATTATTGTTTATCAAAATTATGGTATACGTTAATTATATAACTTAAGTAATAGTAAAAAATTATTCTTATCCCTGCTGCTGTTCCCTGGATAGATTTATATTATTTTACCATCCATAATCAATTAAAAAACCCACAACTTAATCAAATTTTAGCAGATTTTTTTATTTGCCTTTCAGTAACATTTAATCCAGCCATAATTCTATTAATTGCTTATTATAATAGGTTATAATATTTATATGTACACAAACTCCAGGTTAAGGTGAAGGCTGAACATGGCATAAAAAATTACTCAGGATTAGCTATCAAAGCAATGGGAGCCGGTATATTATCAATTTTTTCATTAGTCAGCGGAGTTCCTTTTGGAATTATCGCTATTGTTTGCGGATCAATAGACTGCGGCAAAACCACCAGCAGTTTTTATATTCTATGGTTAAGTTAAACCAAAACCGAAAATCTCTTATTCCGTCTATATCAAGAGGTGGTAGAAATGAATAAAAAATTAACCCTTATACTTATCATAATAACCGCAATGTTTTTAGCATTAGTTTTGGGTATGGTTTTTGATCAGGGAATCCTGATATTCTGGGTAGGCGGGATACTGGCCGCAATGGGAATAGTATTGATAATTATGGCTATAAGAAAAACAGGATCAAAAGCGCTTAAAGCATTTCTGTTTATAACCGGAGGATCTGCTGCAGGTATTGTTGTATTTGCCCTGCTCCATAACCTTATATATGCCCTGCTGGTAGCGTCAGGGGTAAACATTCAGGATGAGGCCGGGTTTTTTATACTGGCCACCATAGTGTGCCCCCTGGCACTAATAGCCGGCCTGGCCGGCAGCTTTATCCATCTACACCGTCAGGGTATAACTACTTGACCTATATGCAGCCAATGGCTGGCCGTATACCTGATTCTGCCCCTGTAAATTAGAGTTAATCACACTAATGATAATGTTATAAACAGGGTAAGGAGGTTCAGGTGATAATCAAATCCTACCTGTTTAGGGAAATAAAAATTAGCAACCGGACCTACAAGAGCGATAAATTGTATACCCTGAAAAAATTAATCCCCACTGGTACAGGGAAAGCGGGCATGAAATAAAAAAAATGGCCTGCAGGAAATATTTGATTTCAACCCTGAACTGCTGATCATCGGTACCGGGACCAGCGGCTTGCTCCAAGTAGATCAAAAATTCATACAGAAACTCAAGCAAAACAATAT carries:
- a CDS encoding TPM domain-containing protein, yielding MKKRKRLFYLTLLIVVSMVLTTPGLILAQDIDIPGYTGYVNDFAGVLDPEVVSRLESLLSKTESETTAEIAVVTVENLQGWVIEDYAIELFEQWGIGKKDKDNGVLLLVAIEERELRLEIGYGLEGAITDVESKRIIDNIIVPRFKQGDYSRGVYEGAEAVASYIYQEAGVETDLPLQSRENSGSFPSYWLICCLPVFFIFAIIIFLVNLIRKRCPQCRGFFRLKTKQTVLKDATFTQEGQKKVERWCKVCDFKDEKLVKIPKKSRSSSTWMGGSGGSSGGSGGFGGFGGGSSGGGGASGKW
- a CDS encoding LemA family protein, with amino-acid sequence MSKKLVFGCLFGFIGVIIIIGLIFFGYVVDARNDMAAKEIEVENAWAQVQNVYQRRLDLIPNVVASVEAYMQLEKDIFEEIAEARKSINQAQSPDQLENANESINSLIRDLKVVVEDTPELRASETVSELIVELEGSENRIAQERRRFNEAVKDYNTNIKMFPRNMIAGWFGFMPKDFFEAQEGAEQAPEVNIELD
- a CDS encoding nucleotide exchange factor GrpE, whose amino-acid sequence is MTDEKKKKEKLKKDELAGRKSAEAGMETEELVEEIELLQKELDEYKKLEDEYIDRIKRLQADYDNYRKRTLKEHMDHIKRANKDLIEKLLPVIDNFERALEAGKDGKHKNDQFYDGVLMIYNNLMEVLAREGLEVISPEGEEFDPQKCEAAVTESVEGVEEGVILDVLRKGYMLKDYLIRPAVVKVCK
- a CDS encoding histone deacetylase, translating into MYIIYDDYLLKHNAGAMHPEKAERLSRIMEELGRWDKISELSIIRPEPVQTETLSLIHKSSYINQIKEYSKKGKPVYLDADTVVSQFTYRCALLAAGSSVKGIDLICGKKPGQSMFFALVRPPGHHAFSSRGSGFCIFNNIAVAAAHAFKRFGLEKIAIIDFDAHHGNATQDIFYQNKNLFYISFHQYPHYPGTGSLEETGAGQGEGYNLNFPLSAGTGQDCYIFSLYEVVVPLMSRFKPDLILVSAGYDSHRLDPLSSLNLEQESYYRIMRVIRDLSYRYCGGKLGIFLEGGYNTDVLGGCVKQTIKGCREEAGERETASHDAGQGCKRIVSKIKNKFGISDD
- a CDS encoding peptidoglycan-binding protein, with amino-acid sequence MDILKKNHSGEKIVDLQMRLKKLGYDLGDAQIDGFFGLDTENAVKKFQQKRALDSTGAVDGQTWQELVDAGYKIGDRLLYLKHPPFRGDDVRTLQYWLKSLGFYHFKENGIFCPNTHDAVIEFQKNMNLAADGIVGDGTIKHLLKLKRIIEPKKTSNFPFNSRLELRKRQGMVAVAIDYGHDINEQESEQYFKEKIYICKSIANYCKQFLEEKGIRSIITVNDDNQSLFLTDRIHYANKTGSDILVSINLSYSREHSANGCSSYYFKGLRSYSVNGSKIANSIQDMIVQNLGLRDCRVHGSSYSILKETEMTSALVEPGFISNREQRKKLKQSSYQRQLSTNLSQGIINFIKS
- a CDS encoding FAD-dependent oxidoreductase; the encoded protein is MAEIKKELLIIGAGPAGLGAALYARRADIDFEITEKHMPGGQIVNTEFIENYLGSKKESGFELIQGFVGHCKELDIEVKEYSSIASIEPVKGKNQFKCKVYDSDHTYKVSSIIMATGASPKRLNLKGEKELIGSGISFCATCDGALYRDKVVAVVGGGDTAVEEALFLAKFASTVYIIHRRDELRAVQILQDRAFENKRIKFLWNTVVDKFVGESKLDHIFIKNLEDKKVSRLDVDGLFEYVGYVPNSKLVKDLVELDQDGFIVTDQYMRTSRPGIYAAGDVRNTPLRQVITAVSDGAIAATVMDKHMRGLL